The Lytechinus pictus isolate F3 Inbred chromosome 10, Lp3.0, whole genome shotgun sequence genome includes a window with the following:
- the LOC129269688 gene encoding fibronectin-like, whose protein sequence is MQYTFDINVVASANPTTEIDYASDLAFTRPKPPNNVLLYPLTPTTILFTWERPLPPNDFFIDYVVSASNVDLGFSVQNVLPQGATSNAIRGLQPATSYDLSVLTNIEPVTSNFPGFTVVPPTAVAGTVNIGAVTAQELEVLWSTDGIAADSFRVLLFSEDGLEQFEQSVPAGTTSVLFENLTPDTPYIAVVEAIVRNVLTNTDQASVVGSDEATTNSLPGTNSVTVDSTTGNSATLSWTFNQAATDYVISYISADGSHTGAFNPDGNGNTAVVVPGLQPQTTYTFSVLGTDGTNTFNVGSAVGTTGLDTTVTLDSVTENTVTLSWTAIDGSTFYQVLYRPTGSTQPEQQMIVSNGPQNSQTTLTGLTPATMYDVRVVAFPGGAPLEVGSITPTTAILNEVIVDSVTPNTIALRWTTLPDNINYEITYTAPDGTQRMVSSGTSPNIILTGLTPATQYDISVRSTSNEGQQPAVGTTTATTVPTQVTITETTPNSISAIWTEITNALTYRIDFVSADGLHTGSINSPVPPAVIDSLQPGTTYTITVVGTTADGQTIPIGSASATTGGIGTSVDLGQVTSSTIALNWTPIPDTNTYQVTYTRPDGQVQQVLSTTPDRPRSQDFILEGAVNARFACQHLQSARSALPRGWVQGGGVSPSLAKREAFGVS, encoded by the exons ATGCAGTACACCTTTGATATTAACGTCGTGGCAAGTGCAAATCCAACTACTGAAATTGACTATGCAAGTGATTTGGCTTTTACAC GACCTAAACCACCAAACAACGTACTCCTGTATCCGCTCACCCCAACTACCATCTTGTTCACATGGGAACGTCCCCTTCCACCAAATGACTTCTTTATTGACTACGTGGTGTCTGCTTCCAATGTGGATCTGGGTTTTTCTGTACAGAATGTCCTACCCCAAGGCGCTACCAGTAATGCTATTCGTGGTCTCCAACCAGCTACTAGCTATGACTTGAGCGTTCTTACCAATATTGAACCTGTCACAAGCAACTTCCCTGGTTTCACCGTTGTGCCGCCAA CTGCTGTCGCTGGTACTGTGAATATTGGGGCTGTTACAGCTCAAGAACTGGAGGTACTCTGGTCTACTGATGGCATCGCTGCCGACTCATTCAGAGTTCTTCTGTTCAGTGAGGATGGCTTAGAGCAATTTGAACAAAGTGTCCCCGCTGGAACCACATCTGTGTTATTTGAGAACTTGACACCGGACACCCCGTACATTGCTGTTGTTGAAGCTATTGTTCGAAATGTACTGACGAATACAGATCAAGCTTCTGTTGTTGGATCAGATGAAGCAACAACCA ATAGCCTACCAGGTACTAATAGCGTTACTGTGGACAGCACAACTGGAAATTCAGCAACACTCTCATGGACCTTTAACCAGGCAGCCACAGACTACGTAATCTCTTACATCAGTGCCGATGGTTCTCATACTGGTGCGTTTAACCCAGACGGGAACGGCAACACAGCTGTCGTTGTGCCTGGGCTTCAACCACAGACTACCTACACATTCTCAGTGTTAGGAACAGACGGCACAAATACATTTAACGTCGGATCAGCTGTAGGTACAACAG GTTTGGATACGACGGTAACATTGGATTCAGTTACAGAGAACACGGTTACACTTTCCTGGACGGCGATAGATGGTAGTACTTTCTACCAggttttatataggcctactggctCGACTCAACCggaacaacaaatgatagtttCTAATGGACCACAAAACAGCCAAACCACACTAACTGGACTCACACCAGCTACAATGTATGATGTTCGAGTTGTGGCTTTCCCGGGAGGTGCACCATTGGAAGTTGGAAGCATCACGCCAACAACAG CTATTCTGAATGAGGTTATTGTGGATTCGGTAACACCAAACACGATAGCTCTCCGCTGGACAACTTTGCCAGACAACATAAATTATGAGATAACCTATACTGCACCAGATGGAACACAACGAATGGTTTCATCAGGCACTAGCCCCAACATCATCCTTACTGGACTTACTCCTGCCACTCAGTATGACATCTCAGTACGTTCAACATCTAACGAAGGACAGCAACCAGCCGTTGGTACCACTACAGCTACTACTG TTCCAACACAAGTTACAATAACTGAAACAACTCCAAATTCAATAAGTGCAATTTGGACAGAGATAACAAATGCCTTGACATACCGCATAGACTTTGTCAGTGCTGATGGCCTACACACTGGATCTATCAATTCACCTGTACCCCCGGCAGTTATTGATAGTCTACAACCAGGTACAACCTACACAATAACTGTTGTTGGTACTACTGCGGACGGACAGACCATCCCAATTGGTTCAGCTTCTGCTACAACAGGTG GTATTGGCACTTCAGTTGATTTGGGCCAAGTTACATCAAGCACAATCGCCCTCAACTGGACCCCTATCCCTGATACCAATACTTATCAGGTAACTTACACTAGACCAGATGGGCAAGTGCAGCAGGTTTTGTCGACCACCCCTGACcgaccgcgtagccaggatttcattttggagggggcggtaaatgcacgcttcgcgtgccaacacttacagagcgcgcgaagcgcgctcccaaGGGgatgggtgcagggagggggagtttccccctccctcgcgaagcgcgaagcttttggtgtttcataa